From the genome of Gymnogyps californianus isolate 813 chromosome 17, ASM1813914v2, whole genome shotgun sequence, one region includes:
- the ATP5F1E gene encoding ATP synthase subunit epsilon, mitochondrial, with product MVAYWRQAGLSYIRYSQICAQVVRAAMKPQYKAEAERAAMATVKTVKPKKE from the exons ATGGTGGCGTACTGGCGGCAGGCCGGGCTCAG tTACATCCGGTATTCCCAGATCTGTGCCCAGGTTGTTAGAGCAGCAATGAAGCCTCAGTacaaagcagaggcagagagggcGGCGATGGCCACTGTGAAAACTGTGAAACCcaagaaggaataa
- the PRELID3B gene encoding PRELI domain containing protein 3B isoform X3 — MKIWTSEHVFDHPWETVTTAAMQKYPNPMNPSVVGVDVLDRHVDPSGKLHSHRLLSTEWGIPSIVKSISFTNLVSVDERLVYKPHPHEPDKTILTQEAIISVKGVSLSSHLEGLMANTISSNANKGREALEWVINRLNAEIEEFTASARGTMRNSMAAAAFVEK; from the exons atgaAGATCTGGACCTCGGAGCACGTTTTCGA TCACCCCTGGGAAACGGTAACGACGGCTGCTATGCAGAAATACCCAAATCCCATGAACCCCAGCGTGGTTGGCGTCGATGTCCTGGACAGACACGTAGACCCTAGTGGGAAGTTGCACAGCCATAGACTCCTCAGTACAGAATGGGGAATACCCTCCATTGTGAAATCG ATTTCATTTACAAACCTAGTGTCAGTAGACGAGAGGCTTGTCTATAAACCACACCCTCACGAACCAGACAA AACCATTTTGACACAAGAAGCAATAATATCTGTAAAAGGTGTCAGTCTCAGCAGTCACCTAGAAGGGCTAATGGCAAACACAATTTCTTCCAATGCTAATAAA GGCCGTGAAGCATTGGAATGGGTAATTAATAGACTGAATGCTGAAATTGAAGAGTTCACAGCTTCAGCAAGAGGAACCATGAGGAATTcaatggcagcagcagcatttgtaGAGAAATGA
- the PRELID3B gene encoding PRELI domain containing protein 3B isoform X1, which translates to MKIWTSEHVFDHPWETVTTAAMQKYPNPMNPSVVGVDVLDRHVDPSGKLHSHRLLSTEWGIPSIVKSLIGTCRTKTYVQEHSVVDPVKKTMELKSSNISFTNLVSVDERLVYKPHPHEPDKTILTQEAIISVKGVSLSSHLEGLMANTISSNANKGREALEWVINRLNAEIEEFTASARGTMRNSMAAAAFVEK; encoded by the exons atgaAGATCTGGACCTCGGAGCACGTTTTCGA TCACCCCTGGGAAACGGTAACGACGGCTGCTATGCAGAAATACCCAAATCCCATGAACCCCAGCGTGGTTGGCGTCGATGTCCTGGACAGACACGTAGACCCTAGTGGGAAGTTGCACAGCCATAGACTCCTCAGTACAGAATGGGGAATACCCTCCATTGTGAAATCG CTCATTGGCACATGCAGAACAAAGACATATGTTCAGGAGCACTCTGTTGTTGACCCAGTGAAAAAAACAATGGAGCTTAAATCCAGTAAT ATTTCATTTACAAACCTAGTGTCAGTAGACGAGAGGCTTGTCTATAAACCACACCCTCACGAACCAGACAA AACCATTTTGACACAAGAAGCAATAATATCTGTAAAAGGTGTCAGTCTCAGCAGTCACCTAGAAGGGCTAATGGCAAACACAATTTCTTCCAATGCTAATAAA GGCCGTGAAGCATTGGAATGGGTAATTAATAGACTGAATGCTGAAATTGAAGAGTTCACAGCTTCAGCAAGAGGAACCATGAGGAATTcaatggcagcagcagcatttgtaGAGAAATGA
- the PRELID3B gene encoding PRELI domain containing protein 3B isoform X2 gives MQKYPNPMNPSVVGVDVLDRHVDPSGKLHSHRLLSTEWGIPSIVKSLIGTCRTKTYVQEHSVVDPVKKTMELKSSNISFTNLVSVDERLVYKPHPHEPDKTILTQEAIISVKGVSLSSHLEGLMANTISSNANKGREALEWVINRLNAEIEEFTASARGTMRNSMAAAAFVEK, from the exons ATGCAGAAATACCCAAATCCCATGAACCCCAGCGTGGTTGGCGTCGATGTCCTGGACAGACACGTAGACCCTAGTGGGAAGTTGCACAGCCATAGACTCCTCAGTACAGAATGGGGAATACCCTCCATTGTGAAATCG CTCATTGGCACATGCAGAACAAAGACATATGTTCAGGAGCACTCTGTTGTTGACCCAGTGAAAAAAACAATGGAGCTTAAATCCAGTAAT ATTTCATTTACAAACCTAGTGTCAGTAGACGAGAGGCTTGTCTATAAACCACACCCTCACGAACCAGACAA AACCATTTTGACACAAGAAGCAATAATATCTGTAAAAGGTGTCAGTCTCAGCAGTCACCTAGAAGGGCTAATGGCAAACACAATTTCTTCCAATGCTAATAAA GGCCGTGAAGCATTGGAATGGGTAATTAATAGACTGAATGCTGAAATTGAAGAGTTCACAGCTTCAGCAAGAGGAACCATGAGGAATTcaatggcagcagcagcatttgtaGAGAAATGA